In one window of Tachypleus tridentatus isolate NWPU-2018 chromosome 2, ASM421037v1, whole genome shotgun sequence DNA:
- the LOC143244311 gene encoding uncharacterized protein LOC143244311, with protein sequence MAKCIGWQAYGPAGAMGYLLGRESQYLDRDVGSGRIQFLDKRNRGHLDRDIGSGRMQFLDKRIHGLLDRDIGSGRILFLDKWSLDPLANERFSNKELCGTWMKLVAWMQERMTAVNLPL encoded by the exons ATGGCAAAATGTATTGGATGGCAAGCATATGGACCTGCTGGTGCAATGGGTTACTTGCTGGGAAGGGAATCGCAATACTTGGATAGGGATGTAGGATCAGGAAGGATCCAATTCTTGGATAAAAGGAATCGTGGACATTTGGATAGGGATATAGGATCGGGAAGGATGCAATTCTTGGATAAAAGGATTCATGGACTCTTGGATAGGGATATAGGATCAGGAAGGATACTGTTTCTGGATAAATG GTCACTGGATCCTCTAGCAAATGAAAGATTTAGCAACAAAGAACTGTGTGGAACTTGGATGAAACTTGTTGCTTGGATGCAGGAAAGGATGACTGCTGTAAACTTGCCTCTCTAG